Proteins encoded in a region of the Panicum hallii strain FIL2 chromosome 3, PHallii_v3.1, whole genome shotgun sequence genome:
- the LOC112887076 gene encoding serine carboxypeptidase 1-like, whose translation MACGHSASALLLLLAVVASSACCGRAAPAGALVTRVPGFGGARLPSKHYAGYVTVDEAHGRRLFYYLVESEHDPAGDPLVLWLNGGPGCSSFDGFVYEHGPFNFESGGSAGSLPKLHLNPYSWSKVSSVIYLDSPAGVGLSYSKNASDYETGDLKTAADSHTFLLKWFQLYPEFSKNPFYIAGESYAGVYVPTLSHEVAKGIHEGVKPTINFKGYMVGNGVCDTAFDGNALVPFAHGMGLISDDIYKEANTACQGNYWNGSTDRCEEALSRVDAEIEGLNIYDILEPCYHSTSIKEVIPQKSRAPQSFKDLGATAKPLPVRTRMLGRAWPLRAPVRDGRVPSWQELAVAAAGGVPCMSDEVATAWLNNDSVRSAIHAEPVSSIGPWLICTDKLDFRHDAGSMISYHKNLTSQGYRALIYSGDHDMCVPYTGSEAWTASLGYGVLDSWRPWFTNEQVSGYTQGYEKGLTFATIKGAGHTVPEYKPQEALAFYSRWLAGSKL comes from the exons ATGGCCTGCGGCCACTCCGCCTCCgcgctcctgctgctgctggcggtgGTGGCCTCCTCCGCCTGctgcggccgcgccgcgccggcggGGGCGCTGGTGACGCGCGTGCCGGGTTTCGGGGGCGCCCGGCTGCCGTCGAAGCACTACGCCGGGTACGTGACGGTGGACGAGGCGCACGGGCGGCGCCTCTTCTACTACCTGGTGGAGTCGGAGCACGACCCGGCCGGGGACCCCCTCGTGCTCTGGCTCAACGGCGGCCCGGGGTGCTCCAGCTTCGACGGCTTCGTCTACGAGCACG GACCATTCAACTTTGAGTCAGGAGGGTCAGCTGGAAGCCTGCCAAAGCTTCATCTCAATCCATATAGCTGGTCCAAG GTGTCTAGTGTGATATACTTGGACTCCCCTGCCGGTGTTGGCCTGTCATACTCGAAGAATGCTTCAGATTATGAAACTGGCGATCTTAAGACCGCTGCTGATTCACATACTTTTCTTCTCAAG TGGTTTCAGCTCTACCCTGAGTTTTCGAAAAATCCATTTTACATAGCCGGAGAATCGTATGCCGGGGTTTATGTTCCTACCCTTTCACATGAAGTTGCCAAAG GAATCCATGAAGGAGTTAAGCCAACTATAAATTTTAAG GGCTACATGGTCGGCAATGGTGTATGTGACACCGCGTTTGACGGTAATGCCCTGGTACCATTTGCGCATGGAATGGGtctaatttcagatgatatataCAAG GAGGCCAATACTGCATGTCAAGGAAATTACTGGAATGGTAGCACTGACAGATGCGAAGAAGCACTATCGAGAGTCGATGCG GAAATCGAAGGATTAAACATTTATGACATTCTTGAGCCATGCTACCACAGCACATCTATCAAAGAAGTGATCCCACAGAAGAGCAGAGCGCCTCAAAGTTTCAAAGATCTTGGTGCAACTGCCAAGCCCCTTCCGGTAAGAACAAGAATGCTTGGACGGGCCTGGCCTCTGAGAGCTCCTGTAAGAGATGGGCGCGTTCCATCGTGGCAGGAACTTGCCGTTGCCGCTGCCGGTGGAGTTCCGTGTATG AGTGATGAAGTTGCAACAGCATGGCTGAACAACGATAGCGTCAGATCTGCGATTCATGCTGAACCA GTGAGTTCAATAGGACCATGGCTCATATGCACAGATAAATTGGATTTTCGTCATGATGCTGGGAGTATGATCAGTTATCACAAGAACCTTACAAGCCAGGGTTACCGTGCTCTCATTTACAG CGGCGACCATGATATGTGTGTACCTTACACTGGGAGTGAAGCATGGACTGCATCATTAGGCTATGGAGTCCTTGATTCGTGGCGGCCGTGGTTCACCAATGAACAAGTTTCTGG